A genomic window from Arvicola amphibius chromosome 5, mArvAmp1.2, whole genome shotgun sequence includes:
- the Stard6 gene encoding stAR-related lipid transfer protein 6: MDFKAIAQSSAEEVLAYNQDTSDWKVVKSSKKVTVSSKTSRKFLGNLYRIEGVIRESTAKVSNFLYQPENRITWDKSLKGYNVIHKIDSDTFICHAMTQSFAMGSISPRDFVDVVCIKHYEGNIDIISTNSVDFPGYPPSPHYIRGYNHPSGYVCSPLKENPAYSKLVIFVQTEMRGKLLPSIIEKSMPSNLVSFFLNAKDGIKAHKIPSIHGRHNGHPSVTPISK, from the exons ATGGACTTTAAGGCAATTGCCCAAAGCTCTGCTGAAGAGGTTTTAGCTTACAATCAAGATACATCTGACTGGAAAGTGGTTAAATCTTCA AAAAAGGTAACTGTTTCCAGCAAGACCTCTAGAAAGTTCCTCGGAAATCT ATATCGTATTGAAGGCGTAATTCGAGAGTCAACAGCTAAGGTCTCCAATTTCCTCTACCAACCTGAAAACAGAATTACATGGGATAAATCATTGAAAGGATACAATGTGATACACAAGATTGATTCG GACACATTTATATGCCATGCCATGACACAAAGTTTTGCCATGGGCTCAATTTCCCCTAGAGACTTTGTCGACGTAGTCTGCATCAAGCACTATGAAGGGAACATCGACATTATCAGTA CTAACAGTGTGGACTTCCCAGGATATCCTCCATCTCCGCATTATATCCGTGGTTATAATCATCCTTCTGGCTATGTATGTTCACCTCTCAAAGA AAACCCAGCATATTCCAAGCTAGTGATTTTTGTCCAGACAGAAATGAGAGGAAAGCTGCTTCCATCGATAATCGAAAAATCTATGCCTTCCAACTTAGTGAGCTTCTTCCTCAATGCAAAAGATGGTATAAAGGCACATAAAATTCCATCCATACACGGACGTCACAATGGGCACCCATCAGTTACACCCATCAGTAAATAA